The following are encoded in a window of Platichthys flesus chromosome 11, fPlaFle2.1, whole genome shotgun sequence genomic DNA:
- the kcnk5b gene encoding potassium channel subfamily K member 5b: protein MADKGPLLTSCIIFYLSVGAAIFQILEEPNWISARDRYTLQKENVLKKYTCLSKEALDDILEIVSEAAGQGVTITGEKHRNTWDWVNSVVFAATIVTTIGYGNVAPKTEGGRVFCILYGLCGIPLCLVWISELGSFFGDRAKRLSQVLIRRGVSVKRVQLTCTALFLLWGVFVHLVIPPFVFMSIEGWSYLEGIYFSFITLTTVGFGDYVAGVNPNIEYPRLYRTFAEIWIYMGLAWLSLFFSWNVHMVVKAHKKFKQRRHRYRHLDDEEPQPEGEKQNPEIKRSVIDIFNFMSENGEDYSTVIHDIGSKAKKRNPEEKVNRSKSCSDILAIRTLDHSPKHKHMISISQVLMTAKLDQEEEHPPQESNRGREPPECARTAGSMENIDSCPFEPENEGIFFTVPAKDAAEEQTVQQAGGGESRFSISKVKEDWVMDKDEKG from the exons ATGGCCGATAAGGGGCCGTTATTGACCTCATGTATTATTTTCTACCTATCGGTCGGGGCCGCGATATTCCAGATTCTCGAAGAGCCCAACTGGATCTCGGCCAGAGACAGATATACCCTGCAGAAAGAAAACGTTTTAAAGAAGTATACCTGCTTGTCTAAAGAAGCGCTGGATGACATTTTGGAG ATCGTGTCGGAAGCTGCAGGTCAAGGTGTGACCATCACTGGCGAGAAACATCGCAACACGTGGGACTGGGTCAACTCGGTCGTTTTCGCTGCCACCATTGTCACTACCATAG GTTATGGCAATGTCGCACCCAAGACTGAAGGTGGTCGTGTGTTCTGCATCCTGTACGGTTTGTGTGGGATCCCCCTATGTCTGGTATGGATAAGCGAGCTGGGTTCATTCTTTGGAGACAGGGCCAAGCGTCTGTCCCAGGTTCTGATCCGCAGAGGCGTCTCAGTG AAAAGGGTCCAGTTAACCTGTACAGCCTTGTTCCTGTTATGGGGGGTGTTCGTGCACCTGGTGATCCCTCCGTTTGTTTTCATGTCTATCGAAGGATGGAGCTACCTGGAAGGCATCTACTTCTCTTTCATCACTCTCACAACGGTTGGTTTTGGAGATTATGTGGCAG GCGTCAATCCAAACATAGAGTACCCAAGACTGTACAGAACATTTGCAGAGATATGGATCTATATGGGCCTGGCCTGGCTGTCGCTGTTCTTCAGCTGGAACGTCCACATGGTAGTGAAAGCTCACAAGAAGTTCAAGCAAAGACGACACAGGTACCGACACTTAGATGACGAGGAGCCCCAGCCAGAAGGGGAAAAGCAGAACCCAGAAATAAAGCGGTCCGTCATCGACATCTTCaacttcatgtctgaaaacggggAGGACTACAGCACCGTCATACACGATATTGGAAGtaaggcaaaaaaaagaaaccctgAAGAGAAAGTAAACCGCTCTAAGAGCTGCAGCGACATCCTGGCCATCCGTACCCTGGATCATTCGccgaaacacaaacacatgatcagCATCAGTCAGGTGTTAATGACCGCAAAATTGGATCAAGAGGAGGAGCATCCGCCACAAGAGAGCAACAGAGGTAGGGAGCCTCCAGAATGTGCAAGGACGGCAGGTAGCATGGAGAACATAGACAGTTGTCCATTTGAACCAGAAAATGAGGGAATCTTCTTCACTGTACCTGCCAAAGACGCTGCAGAAGAACAGACTGTACAGCAGGCGGGCGGAGGGGAAAGTAGGTTCTCAATATCCAAAGTAAAGGAAGATTGGGTCATGGACAAAGATGAAAAAGGGTAA
- the LOC133964502 gene encoding serum paraoxonase/arylesterase 2-like — MGKLVCASLVIAAIAALLGERIVNLRKRALASIEVLQNHLPNCVALKNLDSGSEDITILADGLAFISTGLKFPGLPASEGTGKIFSLDLQDSRMNPVELRMPRNFDLDSFNPHGISAYTDPTDDTIYLFVVNHPQHKSQVEVFQFVEDNHLLMHVKTIKHELLYSVNDIVAVGVDSFYATNDHYFSHDILKSYVEPVLGLSWSNVVYYSPTDVKVVSDGYYFANGINISPDKGHIYVADVFDHNVHVLERKEDNSLVSLKSVPLGSLCDNIEVDLETGDLWLGCHPNGWKLIMFDPNNPPGSEVIRVQKIHSDQPVVTQVYEDDGRVLMGSSVAAAYGGKLLIGTVFHKALVCDLE; from the exons ATGGGAAAGCTCGTGTGCGCCTCGCTTGTAATAGCGGCCATCGCGGCGCTGTTGGGAGAGAGGATCGTCAACCTGAG GAAAAGGGCCCTCGCCTCTATAGAGGTGCTGCAGAATCACCTGCCCAACTGTGTGGCGTTAAAAAACCTGG ATTCTGGCTCGGAAGACATCACGATCCTGGCCGACGGACTCGCCTTTATCAGCACT GGTCTGAAGTTTCCTGGACTACCAGCCTCAGAGGGGACAGGAAAGATCTTCTCCCTCGATCTACAAGACTCTCGGATGAATCCGGTGGAGCTGCGCATGCCAAGAAACTTTGACCTGGACTCATTCAACCCTCATGGCATCAGTGCATACACCGATCCCACAG ATGACACAATTTACCTGTTTGTTGTCAATCATCCACAACACAAAAGCCAGGTCGAGGTCTTCCAATTTGTTGAGGACAACCACCTCCTTATGCATGTGAAAACTATAAAGCATGAACTTCTCTACAG tGTGAATGACATCGTTGCAGTGGGCGTGGACAGCTTCTATGCAACAAATGACCACTATTTCTCCCATGACATCCTGAAAAGTTATGTGGAGCCTGTTCTGGGACTGTCTTGGTCTAATGTTGTGTACTACAGTCCCACGGATGTGAAGGTCGTCTCTGACGGTTACTACTTTGCAAACGGAATCAACATCTCACCAGACAAAGG acatATATATGTGGCAGATGTGTTTGACCACAATGTGCATGTGTTGGAGCGAAAAGAAGACAATTCACTGGTCTCTCTGAAG TCTGTGCCTCTGGGTTCTCTCTGTGACAACATTGAAGTCGACCTCGAAACAGGCGACCTGTGGTTAGGCTGTCACCCTAATGGATGGAAACTTATCATGTTTGACCCCAACAACCCACCTGGATCAGAG GTCATCCGCGTCCAGAAGATTCACTCGGACCAGCCGGTGGTGACTCAGGTGTACGAAGACGATGGTCGTGTGCTCATGGGTTCGTCTGTAGCAGCAGCATATGGGGGAAAGTTGCTCATTGGCACTGTGTTCCACAAAGCCCTGGTCTGTGATCTGGAGTAG